The genomic stretch CTTCGCCATGCAGCTTCGCAGCTTCATTTTCCTGGGACTTTGCGCCGTACTCGGCCTGAGTTCCCCGGCTTTCGCCGGCGTGCCGTCCAATTTGGCCGCCAATCAGTCGGTCGACAAAACCGACGCCGTCCACGTCGCGGTCAAGAGCGATGCGGCGCAGTTGAGGCTTCTCAAGAAGAAGAAAAACCCGACACCGGACGATCTCGCCCAGATCAAGAAAATCGAGGCCAAGATCGTTGCCGACAAGGAAGACGCCAAGGCCAAGGCGCTCGAAGCCAGGAAGCTGGCGATGCGCGAAGCGGCCAAGGCCAAGGCCGACGCCGAACGGCAGGCCTTCCTGGCCAAGAAGGGGAAGAGCAGCGCTTCCGCAACCACCGAAGTGGCTGACGCCAAGCCGGCCAAGAAGACCACCAAGGTCATCGAGCCGGTCGAACCGATCACCCCCATCCAGTCGGCCGAGCCGCTTCCGGCAGAGGCGATGAATGTCGCGCTGACAGGTAACAATGGTGAGCTTCGCAGCGAGGTCATCGGCCAGAAGCAGCCGAGCGCTGGCGGCCTTTTCGCCGGCCTGTTCGGCGGCACCTCGTCCGGATCGTCGATCAGCTATCTGCCAGAGACGCGGGCGCTCGACCAGGCTCTCGCCAAGAAGGACGCCAAGAAGCCGTTCAAGGTAAAGCCGGAATTCGTGCCGCAGGATGTCGAGTTCACCGGGTACGAGCCGGGTACCATCGTCATCGACACCAGCGCGCGCCGGCTTTATCTCGTCGAATCGTTTTCGACCGCGCGTCGCTACGCAATCGCGGTCGGTCGTGAAGGCCTGCAGTTCAAGGGCACGGTCGCGGTCGGCGACAAGCAGGAATGGCCGCGCTGGATCCCGACGCTCGACATGCAGAAGCGCGAGCCCAAGCATTACGGCCAGTACAAGGACGGCATGCCTGGCGGTGGGCAGAACCCGCTCGGCGCCCGCGCCATCTACCTCTATGACGGCAAGAAGGACACGCATCTGCGCATCCACGGCACCATCGCGCCGCAGTCGATCGGAACCAGCGCTTCCAATGGCTGCTTCCGCATGATCAACGAGCATGTCATGGACCTCTACAGCCGCGTCAGGGTCGGCACCAAAGTCGTCATCATCTGACGGTCCCGTCATCCTGCCGAAAGGGCCGGCTCAGCCGGCCCTTTTGTTTTGCCTCGATCACGACCAGGCCTGCTCAGTCGTGATCCCTCGGACAACGGAAACCGTTTGTCCGAGAAAGCCGGGTTCCACTCTTCGGGATCATGGTCCGACGCCTTCTTGGGAAAAAACCTTCGCGGTGGTTTTTTCTCTGGCGGAATCAATCCAGCCGCGTTAAGCGATGACTCCCATGGCGCGATATGTATTCATCACAGGCGGCGTGGTTTCCTCACTTGGAAAAGGCATTGCCGCAGCGGCCCTTGGGGCTCTCCTGCAGGCGCGAGGCTATCGCGCACGCATCAAAAAACTCGACCCGTACCTCAATGTCGATCCCGGCACGATGTCGCCGTACCAGCATGGAGAGGTGTTCGTCACCGATGATGGCGCGGAGACCGATCTCGATCTCGGCCATTACGAGCGCTTCACCGGCCGCTCTGCCAATCAG from Mesorhizobium sp. 113-3-3 encodes the following:
- a CDS encoding L,D-transpeptidase, giving the protein MQLRSFIFLGLCAVLGLSSPAFAGVPSNLAANQSVDKTDAVHVAVKSDAAQLRLLKKKKNPTPDDLAQIKKIEAKIVADKEDAKAKALEARKLAMREAAKAKADAERQAFLAKKGKSSASATTEVADAKPAKKTTKVIEPVEPITPIQSAEPLPAEAMNVALTGNNGELRSEVIGQKQPSAGGLFAGLFGGTSSGSSISYLPETRALDQALAKKDAKKPFKVKPEFVPQDVEFTGYEPGTIVIDTSARRLYLVESFSTARRYAIAVGREGLQFKGTVAVGDKQEWPRWIPTLDMQKREPKHYGQYKDGMPGGGQNPLGARAIYLYDGKKDTHLRIHGTIAPQSIGTSASNGCFRMINEHVMDLYSRVRVGTKVVII